In Lodderomyces elongisporus chromosome 1, complete sequence, a genomic segment contains:
- the VCX1 gene encoding Vacuolar calcium ion transporter, with product MSDLPLLGGTRERPQSYIANISKATKLTLKSSPVNYLLVFVPLGLLAGHLGWNASARFWLNFLAIIPLASILAYATEEISEFVGQTAGGLLNATFGNAVELIVSIIALKENQVRIVQASMLGSILSNLLLVLGCCFVAGGITRVQQTFNQTVAQTMSSLMALATASLLIPAAFHASLPKPKKTGVFPEPGSTDNLILDLSRGVSVILLIVYLFYLLFSLKTHKSLFEATNEAENVLDNGHDHNDSGDDIITASAHKDETNEHLTVTEGLAVLLLTTILVSLSADTLVGSIDEIVEKSGLSKTFIGLIVIPIVGNAAEHVTAIIVAMKDKMDLAIGVAVGSSLQIAIFVTPFMVLVGWVIDVPMSLYFSTFETAILFVSVFITNLVILDGESNWLEGAMLLSTYLIVALAFFYYPDSAGL from the coding sequence atGAGCGACTTACCTCTTCTTGGCGGCACCCGCGAACGGCCACAGTCTTACATAGCCAACATTTCCAAAGCAACTAAGCTCACACTCAAGTCATCGCCAGTCAATTACTTATTGGTGTTTGTTCCACTAGGACTATTAGCAGGACATCTTGGATGGAATGCAAGTGCTAGGTTTTGGCTCAATTTCTTAGCCATCATTCCATTGGCTTCCATCTTGGCCTATGCCACTGAGGAGATTAGTGAGTTTGTGGGTCAGACCGCTGGTGGATTGTTGAATGCCACTTTTGGCAATGCAGTTGAGTTGATTGTCTCAATTATTGCATTGAAGGAAAACCAGGTTCGTATTGTTCAGGCATCAATGTTGGGCTCGATCTTGAGTAACTTGTTGCTAGTGCTTGGTTGCTGCTTTGTTGCTGGAGGTATCACTAGAGTACAGCAAACATTTAATCAGACTGTAGCCCAAACAATGTCGAGTTTGATGGCATTGGCCACTGCCTCATTATTGATTCCTGCTGCGTTCCATGCCTCCTTACCAAAACCTAAAAAAACTGGTGTATTCCCCGAGCCTGGCAGCACTGATAATTTGATCTTGGACTTGTCAAGAGGCGTCAGTgtgattttgttgattgtttatttgttttacttgttgttttcattaAAGACACACAAGTCATTATTCGAGGCCACCAATGAGGCGGAAAATGTTTTGGACAATGGTCATGACCACAATGATTCTGGGGATGACATCATTACCGCAAGTGCGCACAAGGATGAAACCAATGAACACTTGACAGTTACCGAGGGATTAGcagtgttgttgttgactacgattttggtttctttatCGGCAGATACATTGGTTGGATCAATCGATGAGATTGTGGAAAAGTCAGGGTTGTCAAAGACATTTATTGGTTTGATTGTTATCCCCATTGTTGGTAATGCAGCAGAACACGTTACTGCAATCATTGTTGCAATGAAGGATAAGATGGATTTGGCAATTGGTGTTGCAGTGGGATCATCGTTGCAAATTGCAATCTTTGTTACCCCATTCATGGTCCTTGTTGGGTGGGTTATTGATGTGCCAATGTCCCTTTACTTTTCTACATTTGAGACTGCGATACTTTTTGTTAGTGTTTTCATCACAAACTTGGTAATCTTGGATGGTGAGAGTAATTGGTTAGAAGGTGCGATGTTGTTGAGCACATACTTGATTGTTGCTTTGGCCTTTTTCTATTATCCCGACTCAGCGGGGTTGTAG
- the RCF2_2 gene encoding Replication factor C, subunit RFC4, with product MKLLTKEEKDAHLQHVISEGAKGLVYGAVVSAGIFSYLKYRKPARFATFTGSIKAAILAMPTISIAAFWADQGSWEFDQMMHQSDYQQEQVLKEYREYNKLSLSDKIFTQLNNHKYQIIISAWAASLYGSWVLVNRDKIMTTAQKAVQARMYAQGITIILLLGTILLAMREEEINKKKPKPLPEWRQIVNEREAELKRLENEKDAKAFNEKAEKLQNAPSAILEELKK from the coding sequence ATGAAGCTtttaacaaaagaagagaaggatGCACACTTACAACACGTCATTTCCGAAGGTGCAAAAGGTTTGGTATACGGAGCTGTTGTTTCAGCTGGTATCTTTTCATACTTGAAGTACAGGAAACCAGCGAGGTTTGCTACATTCACCGGTTCCATCAAGGCTGCCATCTTGGCCATGCCAACCATCTCTATTGCGGCATTTTGGGCAGACCAAGGTTCATGGGAGTTTGACCAAATGATGCACCAGTCCGATTaccaacaagaacaagtgCTTAAGGAATACCGTGAATACAACAAATTATCTTTGTCTGACAAGATTTTTACACAATTGAACAACCACAAGTATCAAATCATCATTAGTGCTTGGGCCGCTTCCTTGTACGGTTCATGGGTTCTTGTCAATAGAGACAAAATCATGACCACCGCACAAAAGGCTGTGCAAGCAAGAATGTATGCCCAAGgtatcaccatcatcttATTGTTAGGAACTATTCTTTTGGCAAtgagagaagaagagatcaacaagaaaaaaccaAAGCCACTCCCAGAATGGAGacaaattgtcaatgaaAGAGAAGCTGAATTGAAGCgtttggaaaatgaaaaagacgCCAAGGCATTTAATGAAAAGGCGGAGAAGTTACAAAATGCCCCATCAGCCATATTGGAAGAGCTTAAAAAGTAG
- the CTR2 gene encoding copper transpport protein — MNHQASHNHAMGDMGHDMPGMPGMGGERCAMNMIFTWDWHNTCVVFEWWHIKTYAGFIASFFTIVALGVGYEYIKALFGNWERSSIASGVSTSQQKRFKLYRGIIYGVQVFYSFWLMLVFMTYNGWLMIAVAMGAGIGNYICGGTGGSTDAISRSMSCH, encoded by the coding sequence ATGAATCACCAAGCTTCTCACAACCATGCTATGGGTGACATGGGCCACGATATGCCTGGAATGCCAGGAATGGGGGGCGAGAGGTGCGCAATGAATATGATATTTACATGGGACTGGCACAATACCTGTGTTGTGTTTGAATGGTGGCACATCAAAACATATGCTGGCTTCATTGCCTCCTTTTTCACTATTGTGGCACTCGGAGTAGGATATGAGTACATCAAGGCTCTTTTCGGCAATTGGGAGAGATCGAGTATTGCCTCTGGGGTATCTACGTCACAACAGAAGCGCTTCAAATTGTATAGAGGTATCATCTACGGAGTGCAAGTTTTTTACTCCTTTTGGTTGATGTTGGTGTTTATGACCTATAATGGATGGCTCATGATTGCAGTAGCTATGGGAGCTGGTATTGGAAACTACATTTGTGGAGGCACCGGTGGTTCTACCGATGCAATTTCAAGAAGCATGTCTTGtcattga